The Benincasa hispida cultivar B227 chromosome 9, ASM972705v1, whole genome shotgun sequence genome has a segment encoding these proteins:
- the LOC120084401 gene encoding putative disease resistance protein RGA4, protein MAEGILFNLAGEIIKKLSSLAFQQLGMLWGVNDDLTKLTSSVSAIKAVLLDAEERQTGSNSLQDWLGKLKEALYDAEDVLDEISYEALHREVMTAGKKAKQVRIFFSKSNPVAFNYKMARQIKNVRERLGVIAAERKEFHFAEMFGQKFQYPLFDQIHIGAETRSKSNNEEVIGRDGHKRVIKDLLQDMKVKHNISFIAIVGMGGIGKTTLARSLFNDAQVSKYFDLKIWVWVSQNFEVKIVMEKIIESITESRPNVQGMESLQNQLQKMIQGKKYLLVMDDIWNESEQKWFDLKNLLMGGARGSKIMITKRDSTLAVEISNMTNLITLKGLSECNSWSLLKRVAFMDGIEPTNPKFIKVGKEIVVKCGGVPLIIRHIGRLLYNNTSEEEWTSFKNNQLSRVIQHDQNMIPILRLSYNYLPPNLKRCFAYSSLLLKHWPIHKDELIQQWMAQGFIQASNCGKSMEDIGNDYFMELCWRFFFEHSGRVSDSYIFVHDVMHDLAKTVAGNEYVCISSKNNYDNVSEKTRHVSFDHKIKSWWDDLPTLCKGEGLRTFLPSYYPYKAVVEVNKVSLNALFSSFPRLRVLCLGDSEIKIVPKSIEKLRQLRYLDLSGNENMVSLPNSISKLQHLETLNLKRCFALRELPRGTCNLVNLRHLYLPLCLTYMPEGMGKLTCLQTLSFFVLDNNREDTRSSKLSELNGLKDLRGCLTIDGLDQLRSNPKEASSANLKDKKGLQNLQLTWNLSKDVKYKADEAGGCSDVKVMEGLEPQQNVEYLSIHGYSGARLPDWMSRPLLKLTSIRIQECHRLQHLTQLNYLPSLREVILRSIIPVKFIDKNDPCPSSVFFPSLKTLCLENMPNLKGWWEKESTAGLRPAFPCLTTLSISNCPKLASIPEHPCLENLKLDDVGLQMMSSIGTSLDASQSSSSSSSLKSLNLKRIGDLENLPCKLRQKLTSLEYLHMEECHNLEKSLCDDHEATQWNLLHNLRVLWLWELRKLVSLPIEARHWTSLRYLIISKCPNLRSLPEWIGCLVSLHLLYIIDCPELKSLPEEMRQLKSLIAGCPDLEERCKEGGEDWPKISHVPHFSKYFYYFERGQDQDHGTANTAHASSSSDMTLFIHIRP, encoded by the exons ATGGCTGAAGGAATTCTGTTCAATCTTGCTGGGGAGATCATTAAGAAACTAAGCTCTCTAGCTTTTCAACAACTTGGAATGCTATGGGGAGTCAACGATGATCTTACCAAACTCACCAGCTCTGTTTCAGCCATCAAGGCTGTACTTCTTGATGCCGAAGAACGTCAAACTGGAAGTAATTCTCTACAGGATTGGCTCGGAAAACTGAAAGAAGCTCTTTATGATGCGGAAGATGTACTTGATGAAATCTCTTATGAGGCTCTACATCGAGAAGTGATGACTGCAGGAAAAAAAGCCAAGCAAGTAAGGATCTTCTTCTCTAAATCTAATCCAGTTGCATTCAATTATAAAATGGCACGTCAAATAAAGAATGTTAGAGAGAGGTTAGGAGTCATTGCTGCTGAAAGAAAAGAATTTCATTTCGCTGAAATGTTTGGACAAAAGTTTCAGTATCCTCTGTTTGATCAAATTCATATTGGGGCAGAGACTCGCTCTAAATCAAATAATGAAGAGGTGATTGGAAGGGATGGTCATAAGAGAGTaataaaagaccttttacaaGATATGAAAGTCAAACACAATATTTCATTCATAGCAATAGTTGGAATGGGTGGAATAGGCAAGACAACGCTAGCTAGATCCCTCTTCAATGATGCACAGGTATCCAAATATTTTGATCTAAaaatttgggtttgggtttctcaaaattttgaagtaaaaaTAGTAATGGAAAAAATTATAGAATCCATAACTGAGAGTCGTCCTAATGTACAAGGGATGGAATCTTTACAAAACCAGCTTCAAAAAATGATCCAAGGAAAGAAATACTTGTTGGTTATGGATGATATATGGAATGAAAGTGAACAAAAATGGTTTGATTTGAAAAACTTGTTAATGGGTGGTGCGAGAGGGAGTAAGATTATGATCACAAAGCGTGACAGTACACTAGCAGTAGAGATCTCAAACATGACCAATTTGATCACTCTAAAGGGCCTATCCGAGTGTAATTCTTGGTCATTGTTGAAAAGAGTGGCATTTATGGATGGTATAGAGCCTACAAATCCGAAATTCATAAAAGTAGGAAAAGAAATTGTAGTGAAATGTGGAGGCGTTCCTCTTATAATAAGGCATATAGGACGTTTGCTATACAACAACACATCAGAAGAAGAGTGGACATCCTTCAAGAACAACCAACTTTCACGAGTCATCCAACATGATCAAAATATGATACCCATATTAAGATTGAGCTACAACTACCTTCCACCAAATTTGAAGCGATGTTTTGCTTATTCATCCCTGTTACTTAAACATTGGCCCATCCATAAAGATGAATTGATCCAACAATGGATGGCTCAAGGTTTCATCCAGGCATCTAATTGCGGTAAATCCATGGAAGATATAGgaaatgactatttcatggaATTATGTTGGAGGTTTTTTTTTGAACATTCAGGCAGAGTCTCGGAttcttatatttttgtgcatGATGTGATGCACGATCTTGCAAAGACGGTAGCAGGAAATGAATATGTATGTataagttcaaaaaataattatgacaATGTTAGTGAAAAAACTCGTCATGTTTCATTtgatcataaaataaaatcatggtGGGATGATCTACCTACATTGTGCAAGGGTGAAGGATTAAGGACGTTTCTTCCATCATATTATCCTTATAAGGCGGTGGTTGAAGTCAATAAAGTTTCTTTGAATGCACTGTTTTCTAGTTTTCCACGTTTGCGAGTATTATGTCTAGGAGACTCAGAGATTAAAATAGTGCCAAAGTCTATTGAAAAGCTTAGGCAACTTCGATATCTAGATCTTTCTGGGAATGAGAATATGGTATCACTCCCAAATTCTATTTCTAAGTTGCAACATTTGGAAACACTCAATCTAAAGAGGTGCTTTGCACTAAGAGAATTGCCAAGAGGAACTTGCAATCTTGTAAATCTAAGGCATCTTTACCTACCTCTTTGTCTAACCTATATGCCGGAAGGAATGGGGAAGTTGACTTGCCTACAAACATTGAGTTTCTTCGTATTAGACAACAACAGGGAGGATACACGTAGCAGCAAGTTAAGTGAATTGAATGGGCTGAAGGATTTAAGAGGGTGTTTAACTATTGATGGTTTAGATCAACTGAGATCTAATCCAAAAGAAGCCAGCAGCGCAAACCTAAAAGATaaaaaaggtttgcaaaatCTCCAACTGACATGGAACCTGAGCAAAGATGTAAAGTACAAAGCTGATGAAGCTGGTGGTTGTAGTGATGTAAAAGTAATGGAAGGTCTAGAGCCACAACAAAATGTTGAATATTTGAGCATTCATGGATATAGTGGAGCAAGATTACCGGATTGGATGTCTAGACCACTCTTGAAGTTAACTAGTATCCGGATCCAAGAATGCCATAGATTGCAACATTTGACTCAGTTGAACTATCTTCCTAGTCTCAGAGAAGTAATTTTGAGAAGCATAATACCTGTTAAGTTCATAGACAAGAATGATCCCTGCCCTTCATCAGTGTTTTTTCCATCTCTCAAGACTCTGTGTTTAGAAAATATGCCAAACTTGAAAGGATGGTGGGAAAAGGAATCAACAGCTGGGTTGCGTCCAGCTTTTCCATGCCTTACTACGCTATCAATCTCCAACTGTCCCAAGCTAGCTTCCATTCCAGAACACCCATGTTTAGAAAATCTCAAGTTAGACGATGTTGGTCTTCAGATGATGAGTAGCATAGGAACCAGCTTAGACGCCTCtcaatcatcatcatcatcttccaGTTTGAAGAGTCTAAACCTCAAAAGAATCGGAGATCTCGAAAATCTACCCTGCAAATTACGGCAAAAGCTAACTTCTTTGGAGTATCTGCATATGGAAGAATGCCACAATTTGGAGAAGTCGCTGTGTGACGATCATGAAGCCACACAATGGAATTTACTCCATAATCTCCGGGTGTTGTGGCTTTGGGAACTTCGAAAACTGGTCTCGCTCCCAATTGAAGCTCGCCATTGGACTTCCCTTCGATATCTAATCATAAGTAAATGCCCAAATTTGAGAAGCTTACCAGAATGGATCGGTTGCCTGGTTTCACTTCATTTACTGTATATTATCGACTGCCCTGAATTGAAGTCGCTCCCAGAGGAGATGCGGCAACTCAAATCTTTGATAGCCGGCTGCCCAGATTTAGAAGAAAGATGCAAAGAGGGAGGTGAGGATTGGCCTAAAATTTCACACGTCCCCCATTTTTCCAAGTATTTTTACTATTTCGAGAGGGGCCAAGACCAAGACCACGGCACTGCTAACACTGCCCACGCTTCTTCATCTTCAG ACATGACCTTATTTATCCATATACGTCCATAA